The following nucleotide sequence is from Sulfurospirillum arsenophilum NBRC 109478.
CTGTATGACAGAAACTACATACAACAAAATGCAAATGAGAATACCTATGAGCATACAAGGGTTAACGAGAGTTCATTGGGAGCGTTCATTAAACAAACTTACCAGCTATTTGCAGCTTCACTTCTTGCAGCAAGTGCTGGTGCTTATGTTGGAATTGGTATGGCAAGTGCCATTGCTTCTTGGTATTGGGGACTCGTTATTTTAGAGTTTGTCTGTTTATTTGGTCTTTTTGCAGCTAAAAAGAAAGCTGGACTCAATATGGTTCTTCTTTTTGGTTTTACTTTTTTAACAGGTTTAACACTCACTCCTCTTCTTTCAAGTATTCTTGGAATGAAAGGTGGGGCAAGTATTGTAGCAAATGCGTTTATTTTGACGACGGTTGCTTTTGGCGGACTTTCTGTATTTGCGATGAATACAAAAAGAGATTTTTCTGGTATGGGTAAAATGTTGTTTATTACACTCATTGTTATCGTGGTTGCAGGAATCATCAATATCTTTTTCCATAGCCCGATTTTACAATTAGCCATTGCGAGTATTAGCTCCATTTTGTTTAGTGCATTTATTCTTTATGATACACAAAACATTATCAAAGGTG
It contains:
- a CDS encoding Bax inhibitor-1/YccA family protein; amino-acid sequence: MGLYDRNYIQQNANENTYEHTRVNESSLGAFIKQTYQLFAASLLAASAGAYVGIGMASAIASWYWGLVILEFVCLFGLFAAKKKAGLNMVLLFGFTFLTGLTLTPLLSSILGMKGGASIVANAFILTTVAFGGLSVFAMNTKRDFSGMGKMLFITLIVIVVAGIINIFFHSPILQLAIASISSILFSAFILYDTQNIIKGAYETPIEAAIALYLDFLNLFISLLQILGIFGSRDE